A single window of Sphingobacterium sp. ML3W DNA harbors:
- a CDS encoding MarR family winged helix-turn-helix transcriptional regulator, producing MLNEDLIGKIEFYDFLTGKATTAISRRMQRNLKDVGINITAEQWSILYNLWLEEGLTQQELATRTFRDKPSITRLINNLEKLNLVIRVNDKEDRRSNLIYLTKSARKLKEMGMQQANKTIAEALDGVCPETIGMAQVTLQQVICNLRK from the coding sequence ATGCTTAATGAAGATTTAATTGGAAAGATAGAATTCTATGATTTTCTAACTGGCAAAGCGACAACTGCGATATCGCGTAGAATGCAGCGTAATTTAAAAGATGTGGGAATCAATATTACAGCTGAGCAATGGAGTATTCTGTACAATTTGTGGCTAGAGGAAGGACTGACGCAGCAAGAATTGGCCACAAGGACCTTTAGAGACAAACCAAGTATTACTAGACTAATCAATAATTTAGAAAAATTAAACCTAGTTATTCGTGTGAATGATAAAGAAGATCGTAGATCTAATTTAATTTACCTCACTAAATCAGCCCGTAAACTGAAAGAAATGGGTATGCAGCAGGCTAATAAGACTATTGCTGAGGCATTAGATGGTGTATGTCCAGAGACTATAGGAATGGCGCAAGTAACGCTTCAACAAGTAATCTGTAATTTAAGAAAGTAA
- a CDS encoding amidohydrolase: MEPLKVTIFQAYLFWENVDKNLSNLALKLSNLREKTDLIILPEMFNTGFTNNVEKCAEPIDGKTMKWLFHMSQSLNCVIAGSLIIVEEEKYYNRFVWMSPDGTYVKYDKRHLFGLAKENLYFTPGRERIIVNIRGWNICPMICYDIRFPVWSRNIGGAYDLLVYTANWPDKRSAHWRTLIPARAIENQAFVVGVNRVGHDGNDVYYSGGSMCISPLGDVVYYKPEDEDLYTFTLQPRDLQEARRNFPFLQDADSFTID; encoded by the coding sequence ATGGAACCGTTAAAAGTAACAATCTTTCAAGCATACCTTTTTTGGGAAAATGTTGATAAAAACTTGAGTAACCTTGCCCTTAAACTTTCGAATTTGAGGGAAAAGACGGATCTCATTATTTTACCTGAAATGTTTAATACAGGCTTTACCAACAATGTGGAAAAGTGTGCAGAACCTATCGACGGTAAAACCATGAAATGGTTATTTCATATGTCTCAGAGTTTAAACTGTGTTATTGCAGGCTCACTGATTATTGTAGAGGAAGAGAAATATTACAATCGTTTTGTTTGGATGTCTCCTGATGGTACATATGTAAAGTATGATAAACGCCATTTATTTGGGCTTGCAAAAGAAAATCTATACTTTACGCCAGGTCGTGAGCGCATCATCGTGAATATCAGAGGATGGAATATCTGTCCGATGATCTGTTATGACATACGCTTCCCAGTTTGGTCTAGAAATATCGGTGGCGCATATGATTTATTGGTTTATACAGCCAATTGGCCAGATAAACGTTCAGCACATTGGCGCACATTGATTCCCGCACGTGCTATCGAAAACCAAGCTTTTGTGGTTGGTGTAAATCGTGTAGGACACGATGGTAATGATGTCTATTATTCAGGAGGCTCCATGTGCATCTCGCCTTTAGGAGATGTGGTATATTACAAGCCTGAGGATGAGGATTTGTATACGTTCACCCTTCAGCCAAGAGATCTTCAGGAAGCCCGTAGAAATTTTCCATTTTTACAAGACGCTGATTCTTTCACAATAGATTAA
- a CDS encoding polyprenyl synthetase family protein, translated as MQHLQKLIFDSIKNSQFPNQPSNLYDPIRYFLSLGGKRIRPTLTLMAAEMFGIGEIMDALSAAKSIEYFHNFSLVHDDVMDKAPLRRGKQTVHEKWDINVAILSGDGLLVKGYQELANCPPLYIPELLKTFNRVAMQVCEGQQLDMDYEHAESISMSQYLEMIKLKTSVLLGGALQMGAILAGASLQDQKLIYEFGENIGIAFQLQDDVLDAYGNPETFGKQVGGDILINKKTYLLVRLLEIVEKEDKPALDLLLASTLADNPNKIAGVLHLYQKYAIKSSADELKDSYTKQAFERLSAINIPNDKKEALITLSNQLLIREQ; from the coding sequence ATGCAGCATTTACAAAAACTAATCTTTGACTCGATTAAAAACAGTCAATTTCCGAATCAACCTTCCAATTTATATGATCCTATTCGTTATTTTTTAAGTTTAGGAGGAAAGCGTATTCGACCGACTTTAACATTGATGGCCGCTGAGATGTTTGGAATAGGAGAAATTATGGATGCTTTGTCTGCTGCAAAATCGATAGAATATTTTCATAACTTCTCCCTTGTCCATGACGATGTTATGGATAAAGCACCATTGAGAAGAGGAAAACAGACCGTTCATGAGAAATGGGACATCAATGTTGCGATTCTTTCTGGTGATGGATTATTGGTTAAGGGATACCAAGAGCTGGCGAATTGTCCACCACTATACATCCCTGAATTATTGAAAACCTTCAATCGTGTCGCTATGCAAGTTTGCGAAGGACAACAATTGGATATGGATTATGAACATGCAGAATCCATCAGCATGTCGCAATATCTGGAGATGATTAAGCTCAAAACTTCTGTCTTATTAGGAGGTGCGCTGCAGATGGGTGCTATTTTAGCTGGGGCGAGTCTCCAAGATCAAAAACTGATATATGAGTTCGGTGAAAATATAGGTATTGCTTTTCAACTCCAAGATGATGTTTTGGATGCCTATGGTAATCCCGAAACTTTTGGTAAACAAGTTGGAGGTGATATTTTAATAAATAAAAAGACTTACTTACTCGTTCGATTACTTGAAATTGTTGAAAAAGAAGATAAACCAGCGTTAGACTTATTATTAGCTTCTACTTTAGCAGATAATCCTAACAAAATTGCTGGTGTATTGCACTTGTATCAAAAGTATGCTATTAAATCATCAGCTGATGAGTTGAAAGATAGCTATACCAAACAAGCATTTGAAAGATTGTCTGCTATCAATATACCAAATGATAAGAAGGAGGCGTTAATTACATTATCGAATCAGCTACTTATTAGAGAACAATAG
- a CDS encoding glycosyltransferase, which translates to MRILIIHTFYQNPGGEDTVFQQESKLLAMDNEVALLTFQNKKGWRGALQTLSSFWNVSASNRVKRTIKEFKPEVVHIHNTHYASGPIILRAVHQMGIPLVMTLHNFRLLCPSAILYHDKALFLSSLQESFPWTAIKLGVMDNSVIKTFVLALNYWFHRKIGTWNRVDRYIALSSFAKNLFINSTLNVQARKFSIKPNFTFPIDKYNATYADYFIYIGRLTEEKGVLDLLEAFSRISDKILIIGDGELKQEVLDAASKNENIKYLGFKSRDEIIPLVEKAAALIVPSIWFEGMPMTILEAFSVGTPVLGSNIGALQELIIPNKTGLLFSPQNVDSILKTVSQWKDYNSEEKFNIRQTTKEFYFSNFTPEENKEKLLHIYHEAIHDSTK; encoded by the coding sequence ATGCGCATTTTAATCATCCATACTTTTTATCAGAATCCAGGAGGAGAAGACACCGTTTTTCAACAAGAAAGCAAACTGCTTGCTATGGATAATGAGGTGGCTTTGCTGACCTTTCAAAACAAAAAAGGATGGAGAGGGGCTTTGCAGACTCTTTCTTCTTTTTGGAACGTTTCGGCGTCAAATCGTGTCAAAAGAACAATCAAGGAGTTTAAACCTGAAGTTGTCCATATCCACAATACTCACTACGCTTCTGGCCCCATTATCCTACGTGCAGTTCACCAGATGGGTATTCCACTTGTAATGACATTACATAATTTTCGTCTCCTTTGTCCATCGGCCATACTTTATCATGATAAAGCATTGTTCCTTTCTAGCTTACAAGAAAGTTTTCCATGGACGGCTATCAAACTGGGTGTCATGGACAATTCTGTTATTAAAACTTTTGTTCTTGCTTTGAATTATTGGTTTCACAGAAAAATCGGGACATGGAATAGGGTAGATCGATACATCGCACTCTCCAGCTTCGCAAAAAACTTGTTCATAAATTCGACCTTAAATGTTCAAGCTCGCAAGTTCAGCATCAAGCCCAACTTTACTTTTCCAATTGACAAGTACAATGCTACTTATGCTGATTATTTTATCTATATTGGAAGATTGACGGAGGAAAAGGGTGTTTTAGATTTATTGGAGGCATTCTCTAGAATTAGCGATAAAATACTGATCATCGGTGATGGAGAATTGAAGCAAGAGGTTTTAGATGCTGCATCTAAAAATGAGAACATAAAATACTTAGGCTTTAAATCGCGCGATGAGATTATACCATTGGTCGAAAAAGCAGCGGCTTTGATCGTACCCTCTATTTGGTTTGAAGGTATGCCTATGACTATATTAGAAGCTTTTTCAGTAGGAACACCTGTGTTAGGTAGTAATATTGGAGCACTTCAAGAATTAATTATTCCAAATAAAACTGGTTTATTGTTTTCTCCACAAAATGTGGATAGCATATTGAAAACTGTAAGCCAATGGAAAGATTACAATTCTGAAGAAAAATTTAACATTAGACAAACAACTAAAGAATTCTATTTTAGTAATTTTACTCCTGAGGAGAACAAAGAGAAACTATTACATATCTATCATGAGGCAATTCACGATAGCACTAAATAA
- a CDS encoding metal-sulfur cluster assembly factor, which yields MSIIILDKLNIAPAIQAALETVYDPELKPANIVDLGLVYEIITKENGTAKIVMTLTAPGCPVAGQIMDEVQSKVAAVPGVTEALVELTFDPPWTRDMMSEEAQLELGFL from the coding sequence ATGAGTATTATAATTCTAGATAAGTTAAATATTGCCCCGGCCATACAAGCTGCATTAGAAACTGTTTATGATCCTGAATTAAAACCAGCCAATATCGTGGATTTAGGCTTGGTATATGAAATCATAACTAAAGAAAATGGCACTGCCAAGATTGTCATGACGTTGACTGCTCCGGGCTGCCCTGTTGCGGGTCAAATAATGGATGAAGTACAGAGTAAAGTTGCAGCAGTACCAGGGGTAACGGAGGCACTTGTTGAATTAACATTCGACCCACCATGGACAAGAGATATGATGAGTGAGGAGGCCCAATTAGAATTAGGCTTCTTATAA
- a CDS encoding cation:proton antiporter: MPSQTLILEIGIAISLVAFVGLIANKLKFSVIPFFILIGMVLGQHAPQIGHIDLTFTESKPFIDFMGRLGVLFLLFYLGLEFSVGRLIKSGKSIVTGGTVYVLLNFVSGLLIGWMMDLPFKEMMVLCGIMTSSSTAIVAKVLTDLKRTANPETEVIMGMIMFDDLFIAMHISFLSGLILTGSSSMWTVVGTSLLALGFILTFLVLGRKLVPAIDKLLQVKSSELFVLVIFALLFITAGFSETIHVAEAIGALMAGLVLADSQYIKKIEAMVLPYKDFFGAMFFFSFGLSIDMLSLGGAVLWASIAAVVTILGNLASGYFAARFSGMKHKTAFDIGFTLSARGEFSIIMANIGKAGALLPVIQSFVVVYVLILSIVSPLLTKESRTIWVKLFGKDEVKPKTIKKLSDLESGPMS; encoded by the coding sequence ATGCCATCACAAACACTTATTTTAGAAATTGGAATTGCCATTAGCCTTGTTGCGTTTGTTGGTTTAATTGCTAATAAACTGAAGTTTTCTGTCATTCCCTTTTTTATATTAATTGGTATGGTATTGGGGCAACATGCTCCTCAAATCGGTCATATTGATCTCACCTTTACAGAAAGTAAACCATTTATTGATTTTATGGGACGCTTAGGCGTTTTGTTTCTCTTATTTTATCTAGGACTCGAATTTTCTGTTGGGCGTTTGATTAAATCGGGAAAATCTATTGTAACAGGTGGTACGGTATATGTATTGCTCAATTTCGTATCCGGCCTCTTAATCGGTTGGATGATGGATTTACCCTTTAAAGAGATGATGGTGTTGTGTGGTATTATGACCAGTTCATCCACCGCTATCGTTGCGAAGGTGTTGACCGACTTAAAGCGTACCGCAAATCCAGAGACAGAAGTAATCATGGGGATGATTATGTTTGATGATTTATTCATTGCTATGCATATCTCGTTCCTTTCAGGATTGATATTAACAGGGAGCAGTTCGATGTGGACAGTTGTTGGGACTTCTTTACTCGCATTAGGATTTATTTTAACATTCTTAGTTTTAGGAAGAAAATTAGTTCCCGCTATTGACAAATTACTGCAAGTCAAATCTTCCGAATTATTTGTCCTTGTCATATTTGCTTTATTGTTTATAACGGCAGGATTTTCGGAGACAATACATGTAGCAGAGGCTATTGGTGCATTGATGGCAGGTTTGGTACTAGCAGATTCGCAGTATATTAAAAAAATCGAAGCAATGGTGTTACCCTATAAAGATTTTTTTGGAGCCATGTTCTTCTTTAGTTTTGGTTTGTCTATAGATATGCTTTCGCTTGGAGGAGCCGTTTTATGGGCTTCCATAGCAGCAGTTGTCACGATCCTAGGAAATCTAGCATCTGGATATTTTGCAGCAAGATTTTCAGGTATGAAGCATAAAACCGCTTTTGATATTGGTTTTACATTATCAGCCAGAGGAGAATTTTCCATCATTATGGCTAATATTGGTAAGGCCGGAGCATTATTGCCTGTTATCCAATCTTTTGTTGTCGTTTATGTGTTGATTCTATCCATTGTTTCACCATTGTTGACGAAAGAATCACGCACCATTTGGGTTAAGTTATTCGGTAAAGATGAGGTAAAGCCCAAGACAATTAAGAAATTAAGTGACTTGGAATCAGGTCCGATGTCATAA
- a CDS encoding cation:proton antiporter regulatory subunit produces MSIVRESDLIGIGKKYQIETEAGDNMVVVIHDDGRRELYRYDEEESESRCVMTLSDEESRQVAGIIGGLSYKPKALETIEVALDDLRIEWYKVEGKCEGANKTIGQLEVRQRTGASIIAGILGDNTVINPGPDYMISPGTTLVIAGKKNNIKLLKEILL; encoded by the coding sequence ATGTCTATTGTAAGAGAGTCGGATCTTATTGGTATAGGGAAGAAGTACCAAATTGAAACTGAAGCTGGAGACAATATGGTCGTGGTTATTCATGACGATGGTCGAAGAGAATTATATCGTTATGATGAGGAAGAAAGCGAATCACGCTGTGTCATGACGCTAAGTGACGAAGAGTCTCGACAGGTAGCAGGGATTATAGGAGGATTATCCTATAAGCCAAAAGCATTAGAGACAATTGAAGTCGCTTTAGATGATTTGAGAATCGAGTGGTATAAAGTTGAAGGTAAATGCGAAGGTGCTAATAAAACGATTGGACAGCTCGAGGTACGTCAACGTACAGGAGCATCCATCATTGCAGGTATATTAGGTGATAATACGGTTATTAACCCAGGTCCCGATTATATGATCAGTCCGGGGACTACGCTCGTTATAGCTGGTAAAAAGAATAATATTAAATTATTAAAGGAAATATTATTATAA
- a CDS encoding MBL fold metallo-hydrolase, translating to MQAYSLFEGSFSVDASKKFIPFDPALHNATDRPGSMFIQVHPFLIESPNGPILCDTGLGLKDENGTLLLYQNLKKMGYEPKDVKYVLMSHLHKDHAGGMVNFEDGVGRIAFPEAEYIVQRGEWEDAYSGINPSYRTEIFDVVQRSGNLNLVEGAGSVNHEIAFKRSGGHTRNHQVFHIETGDNHYFFGGDVLPKPEEIIHNHIAKYDDNGRLSKQLRQEYWKQGAPENWIYLFYHAKSFAIGQPKLRSDGTYEMIEAK from the coding sequence ATGCAAGCATATTCCTTATTCGAAGGGTCATTTTCAGTGGATGCCTCGAAAAAATTTATTCCATTTGACCCAGCCCTTCATAACGCGACCGATCGACCAGGTTCCATGTTTATTCAGGTTCATCCATTTTTGATAGAAAGCCCCAATGGTCCAATTTTATGTGACACAGGACTCGGCCTAAAGGATGAAAACGGAACGCTCTTGCTTTACCAAAACCTTAAAAAGATGGGATATGAACCTAAAGATGTGAAATATGTACTGATGTCTCATTTGCATAAAGATCATGCGGGCGGTATGGTGAATTTTGAGGACGGTGTTGGTCGGATAGCATTTCCAGAAGCAGAGTATATCGTACAACGTGGGGAATGGGAGGATGCTTATTCAGGTATTAACCCATCCTATCGCACGGAGATTTTTGATGTCGTACAGCGAAGTGGTAATTTAAACCTAGTGGAAGGTGCGGGGAGCGTTAACCATGAGATTGCATTTAAACGGAGTGGGGGACATACCCGCAATCATCAAGTGTTTCATATTGAAACAGGTGATAACCATTATTTTTTTGGCGGAGATGTATTGCCAAAGCCAGAAGAAATTATTCATAATCATATCGCAAAGTATGATGACAATGGTCGTCTTTCAAAACAGTTGCGCCAAGAATATTGGAAACAAGGTGCTCCTGAAAATTGGATTTATCTTTTCTATCATGCTAAAAGCTTTGCCATTGGACAACCCAAGCTTCGGTCGGATGGAACTTACGAAATGATAGAAGCGAAATAA
- the recJ gene encoding single-stranded-DNA-specific exonuclease RecJ — protein MQKRWVLKSKSEVKKVNQLSNELGINPVLAELLVSRNIETFDASKQFFRPSLDQLHNPFLMQDMEKAIARITTAIGQNEKILIYGDYDVDGTTAVALVYSFFREFHSRIEFYIPDRYAEGYGISTQGIDYAYENGFSLIIALDCGIKANDKVEYANSKNIDFIIGDHHLPGDELPDACAVLDPKRNDCPYPYKELSGCGIGFKLIQAFIMKNDMSLDVCYQYLDLVAVSIASDIVPITGENRILSHFGLIKLNTNPCCGLQALIDLSTNKTKIFTVNDIVFQIGPRINASGRIDHAKDAVKLLISKSLQEAKDFSINIDDQNNQRKDFDLRITEEALAIIDDNDSLKTRKSTVLYKADWHKGVIGIVASRLTEKYYRPTIILTETNGHIAGSCRSVIGFDLYEALSECRDLLDQFGGHKYAAGLTMQVGNIKLFQDRFEEVVTKLIKPEMLTQEILIDMKLHLQDIDAKFHRILSQFEPLGPQNESPIFLSQKVNLIGSAYLVGTNHLKMTINQENSPAFDCIGFGMSEHIQHINSGKPFDICYSIEENVWRGKKNLQLNLKGIRY, from the coding sequence ATGCAAAAAAGGTGGGTACTAAAATCTAAAAGTGAAGTCAAAAAAGTCAATCAATTAAGCAATGAACTGGGTATTAATCCAGTATTAGCAGAATTATTAGTCAGTAGAAATATTGAAACTTTTGATGCTTCCAAGCAATTTTTTAGACCTTCTTTAGATCAACTCCACAATCCATTCTTAATGCAAGACATGGAAAAGGCGATTGCCAGAATTACGACAGCAATCGGTCAAAATGAAAAGATTTTAATTTACGGAGATTACGATGTGGATGGAACTACTGCTGTAGCTCTTGTATACAGTTTTTTTCGAGAGTTTCATTCTCGTATCGAATTTTACATTCCAGATCGCTATGCAGAAGGATATGGAATATCCACACAGGGTATTGATTATGCCTATGAAAATGGCTTCTCCTTAATAATTGCTTTAGACTGTGGTATTAAAGCAAATGATAAGGTCGAGTACGCCAACTCTAAAAACATTGACTTTATAATTGGTGACCACCATTTACCTGGAGATGAATTACCAGACGCTTGTGCTGTACTGGATCCTAAAAGGAATGACTGTCCGTATCCGTATAAAGAGTTATCGGGTTGCGGAATAGGTTTTAAACTTATTCAAGCATTCATCATGAAAAATGATATGTCGCTGGATGTATGCTATCAATATCTAGATTTAGTAGCTGTTAGTATTGCATCGGACATTGTCCCAATCACGGGTGAAAACCGGATCCTTTCGCATTTTGGACTCATAAAACTCAATACCAATCCGTGCTGTGGGCTTCAGGCATTAATTGATCTATCGACAAATAAAACGAAAATATTTACGGTAAATGATATCGTATTTCAAATTGGACCACGTATTAATGCCTCAGGGCGAATCGACCATGCAAAAGATGCCGTTAAATTATTGATTTCAAAATCATTACAAGAAGCAAAAGATTTCAGCATCAACATCGATGATCAAAACAATCAACGTAAGGATTTTGATTTACGTATAACAGAAGAAGCTCTCGCTATAATCGATGATAATGATTCGCTTAAAACCAGAAAATCAACGGTACTCTATAAGGCTGATTGGCACAAAGGTGTTATCGGTATCGTCGCATCACGATTGACCGAGAAATACTATAGACCAACGATTATACTGACAGAGACGAATGGCCATATAGCAGGATCTTGCCGTTCTGTGATTGGATTCGACCTCTATGAGGCTTTAAGCGAATGCAGGGATTTATTGGATCAGTTTGGCGGACATAAATACGCGGCCGGATTAACCATGCAGGTTGGGAACATTAAATTATTTCAAGATCGCTTTGAAGAAGTCGTAACAAAACTAATCAAGCCTGAAATGCTAACCCAGGAAATCTTAATTGACATGAAACTACATCTGCAAGATATAGATGCTAAATTTCATCGGATATTAAGTCAATTTGAGCCTCTGGGGCCTCAAAATGAAAGTCCCATATTTTTAAGCCAAAAGGTAAATTTAATCGGATCTGCATATCTAGTAGGCACGAATCACTTAAAAATGACCATTAACCAAGAAAACTCCCCTGCTTTCGACTGCATCGGTTTTGGCATGTCCGAACATATTCAACATATCAATAGCGGCAAACCTTTTGATATATGCTATAGCATAGAGGAAAATGTTTGGCGTGGTAAAAAGAATTTGCAATTAAATCTAAAAGGAATTCGATATTAA
- the lptB gene encoding LPS export ABC transporter ATP-binding protein translates to MILRAEHLIKKYKQRTVVNDVSFQVEQGEIVGLLGPNGAGKTTSFYMIVGLIKPNEGHVYLDDQEITQDAMYQRAQKGIGYLAQEASIFRKLSVEHNILSVLEIHYPNKTERLEKLEELLSEFSLHRVRKNRGDLLSGGERRRTEIARALAANPSFILLDEPFAGVDPIAVEEIQTIVAKLKTRNIGILITDHNVQETLSITDRAYLLTEGKIMLTGTPEEIASNEMARKFYLGQHFELRRKKLHT, encoded by the coding sequence ATGATACTAAGAGCAGAGCATCTCATCAAAAAATACAAACAACGGACTGTTGTTAACGATGTTTCTTTCCAAGTAGAGCAAGGCGAAATTGTTGGGCTTTTAGGTCCAAATGGAGCAGGAAAGACGACTTCTTTTTATATGATCGTCGGATTGATCAAACCCAATGAGGGTCATGTCTATCTAGATGACCAAGAAATAACACAGGATGCGATGTATCAACGTGCTCAAAAAGGAATTGGTTACCTTGCTCAGGAAGCATCCATCTTCAGAAAACTATCTGTCGAGCATAATATCTTATCTGTACTGGAGATCCATTATCCGAATAAAACAGAACGTCTCGAAAAACTGGAAGAACTACTTTCGGAATTCAGCTTACACCGAGTACGCAAAAATAGAGGCGATTTATTATCTGGAGGTGAAAGACGCCGAACTGAAATAGCACGCGCATTGGCTGCAAATCCATCATTCATTTTATTGGATGAACCTTTTGCAGGTGTAGACCCTATTGCTGTTGAGGAAATACAAACCATTGTAGCCAAACTTAAAACACGAAATATAGGTATTCTAATTACCGATCATAATGTACAGGAAACTTTATCGATTACAGATAGAGCCTACTTATTGACTGAAGGAAAAATTATGCTGACGGGAACACCTGAGGAAATTGCTAGTAATGAAATGGCTCGTAAATTCTATTTGGGACAACATTTTGAACTTCGTCGCAAAAAGCTACATACCTAA
- a CDS encoding GH3 auxin-responsive promoter family protein, translating into MAILDSLFAWFMKKRIHQIELFMKYPHDVQEEWFQSLISSAEATEWGKKYDYNSILTPEEFKNRVPIQDYNSLKPYIDRMIKGEQNILWPSDIKWFAKSSGTTSDRSKYIPVSEECLTECHFQGGKDMLTIYFNNCPDSQIFAGKSVVLGGSSQINSFSSDSYYGDLSSILLRNLPFWAEFKRTPNLEVTLLPDFEEKIEKVAHITIHENVTNLAGVPTWNIVLAKRILEITGKDNLLEVWPNLQFYTHGGVSFKPYREQFKKLIPSDKMYYLENYNASEGYFALQDLSDSEDLLLMLDYGIYYEFLPIEHLYEENPKTLGLHEVELHKNYALIISTNAGLWRYLIGDTIKFVSLSPYRIQITGRTKQFINTFGEELIVDNAEDAIKQASELTHAIVKDYTAGPIYFKEGEPGAHEWIIEFEQQPDNFESFCKILDETLRAINSDYDAKRYKNMALQFPVVHNAPTHTFFHWMKSKGKLGGQNKVPRLSNNRDYLEPLLTILKK; encoded by the coding sequence ATGGCAATATTAGACTCACTATTCGCTTGGTTCATGAAGAAACGTATTCATCAGATTGAACTCTTCATGAAGTATCCACATGATGTACAAGAAGAATGGTTTCAAAGTTTAATATCATCAGCTGAAGCAACGGAATGGGGAAAGAAATATGATTACAATAGTATATTAACACCCGAAGAATTTAAAAATAGAGTTCCAATTCAAGATTACAACTCGTTGAAGCCCTATATTGATCGCATGATCAAAGGGGAGCAAAATATTTTATGGCCTTCTGATATTAAATGGTTTGCCAAATCATCTGGTACAACATCCGATCGAAGTAAATATATTCCTGTAAGTGAAGAGTGCCTTACTGAATGTCATTTTCAAGGGGGTAAAGATATGCTGACCATCTACTTCAACAACTGTCCGGATAGTCAAATATTTGCCGGAAAATCGGTCGTATTAGGGGGTAGTAGCCAAATCAATAGCTTCAGTTCAGATTCTTACTACGGTGATTTATCTTCCATCCTCTTACGCAATCTTCCATTTTGGGCGGAATTTAAAAGAACCCCGAACTTAGAAGTTACCTTATTACCGGATTTTGAGGAGAAAATAGAAAAAGTAGCTCATATTACCATTCACGAAAATGTGACTAATTTGGCTGGTGTTCCTACTTGGAACATTGTACTGGCGAAAAGAATTTTAGAAATAACAGGTAAGGATAATCTACTAGAGGTCTGGCCAAACTTACAGTTTTACACGCACGGTGGTGTCAGCTTTAAACCCTATCGCGAACAATTTAAAAAGCTGATTCCTTCGGATAAAATGTATTACCTGGAGAATTATAATGCCTCTGAAGGATACTTCGCACTTCAGGATTTATCCGACTCGGAAGACTTACTTTTAATGCTTGATTACGGAATTTACTACGAATTCCTTCCTATTGAGCATTTATATGAGGAAAACCCTAAAACTTTAGGGTTGCATGAGGTAGAACTCCATAAAAATTATGCTTTGATAATTTCTACGAATGCTGGCTTATGGCGTTATTTGATTGGTGACACTATTAAATTTGTATCCCTGTCACCTTATCGTATCCAAATCACCGGACGTACGAAACAATTTATCAATACTTTTGGGGAAGAATTGATCGTCGATAATGCGGAAGATGCGATTAAACAGGCGAGTGAGCTTACCCATGCAATAGTAAAAGATTATACCGCTGGTCCAATCTACTTTAAAGAAGGTGAGCCGGGTGCACATGAATGGATTATTGAATTTGAACAACAACCGGATAACTTTGAAAGTTTCTGTAAAATATTGGATGAAACGTTAAGAGCTATTAACTCGGACTATGATGCCAAACGTTATAAGAATATGGCATTACAATTTCCGGTTGTTCACAATGCTCCGACCCATACATTCTTTCATTGGATGAAATCAAAGGGCAAACTTGGAGGACAAAATAAAGTCCCAAGGTTATCTAATAATCGTGATTACTTAGAACCTTTGTTAACGATATTAAAAAAATAG